From one Nonomuraea polychroma genomic stretch:
- a CDS encoding anti-sigma factor RsbA family regulatory protein produces MLAEPFSHPALFYRSDGEYVAATTAFVREGLAAGEPVAIAVPGRNLAMIEAELGPDADAVKLLDMTVAGRNPGRIIPAVLRDFADRHRHGHVRIIGEPIWPGRSETEYPACAQHEALINMAFTGRHVTILCPYDTVGLEPEVIREAARTHPVLRDVSREWHSDDYAPEQVVEGHNRPLEEPEEFLSLRFDHTNLSAARALAAQQAAKMGFTGDRLDDIRLAAAELGANSLDHGGGSGTIRAWAEDGRLVCEISDAGHITDPLAGRRPVDPRQSGSRGLLIVNLLSDLVRVHTRAGATTIRAYFDAP; encoded by the coding sequence ATGCTGGCCGAACCATTCTCACACCCTGCGCTCTTCTACCGGAGCGACGGGGAGTACGTGGCTGCGACCACGGCTTTCGTCCGCGAAGGGCTGGCGGCGGGCGAGCCGGTCGCCATCGCGGTCCCGGGCAGGAATCTGGCCATGATCGAGGCCGAGCTGGGCCCCGACGCCGACGCCGTGAAACTGCTCGACATGACCGTCGCCGGGCGCAACCCCGGGCGGATCATCCCGGCCGTCCTGCGTGACTTCGCCGACCGGCACCGCCACGGGCATGTGCGGATCATCGGCGAGCCGATCTGGCCGGGGCGCAGCGAGACGGAATATCCCGCGTGCGCCCAGCACGAGGCGCTGATCAACATGGCGTTCACGGGCCGGCACGTGACGATCCTGTGCCCGTACGACACCGTGGGGCTGGAGCCGGAGGTCATCCGCGAGGCCGCGCGCACCCATCCCGTGCTGCGCGATGTCTCCAGGGAGTGGCACAGCGACGACTACGCGCCCGAGCAGGTGGTCGAGGGGCACAACCGGCCGCTGGAGGAGCCGGAGGAGTTCCTGTCCCTGCGTTTCGACCACACCAACCTGTCGGCCGCGCGTGCCCTGGCCGCCCAGCAGGCCGCCAAGATGGGCTTCACCGGCGACCGGCTCGACGACATCCGGCTGGCCGCGGCCGAGCTGGGCGCCAACAGTCTCGACCACGGCGGCGGCTCCGGCACCATCAGGGCCTGGGCGGAGGACGGCCGGCTGGTGTGCGAGATCAGCGACGCCGGGCACATCACCGACCCGCTGGCCGGGCGCAGGCCGGTCGATCCGCGTCAGTCGGGCTCGCGCGGCCTGCTCATCGTCAACCTGCTCAGCGATCTCGTACGCGTGCACACGCGGGCCGGCGCCACCACCATCCGCGCCTACTTCGACGCGCCCTAA
- a CDS encoding DUF1707 SHOCT-like domain-containing protein: MSELQMRVSDDDRERTTLRLQHAFTEGRLTQLELEDRLELALTAKTYGDLLDLITDLPDEQPSVDDVIELEATHGNLKRSGDWAVPRRLRVSSKYGSVELDFSEAVVTHPVVDVELDLTYGSAKIILPDGGVANVDGFHSDYSNPKSAVPSRPRPGVLHVVVTGRSKYGGLVVRYPRKRWFAH, from the coding sequence ATGTCGGAATTGCAGATGCGGGTCTCCGACGACGATCGTGAGCGCACGACACTCCGCTTGCAACACGCGTTCACCGAGGGCCGTCTCACCCAGTTGGAGCTCGAGGACCGGCTCGAGCTCGCGTTGACCGCGAAGACCTACGGCGACCTGCTCGACCTGATCACCGATCTCCCGGACGAGCAGCCTTCTGTCGATGACGTGATCGAGCTGGAAGCCACGCACGGCAACCTCAAACGCTCCGGCGACTGGGCGGTGCCGCGGCGGCTGCGGGTGTCGAGCAAGTACGGCAGCGTCGAGCTCGACTTCTCGGAGGCGGTCGTCACCCATCCGGTCGTGGACGTCGAGCTGGACCTCACCTACGGATCCGCCAAGATCATCTTGCCGGACGGCGGGGTCGCGAACGTGGACGGGTTCCACAGCGACTACAGCAACCCGAAGAGCGCCGTGCCGAGCCGCCCCCGCCCCGGCGTCCTCCACGTGGTCGTCACCGGCAGGTCGAAGTACGGCGGGCTCGTCGTGCGCTATCCGCGCAAGCGCTGGTTCGCCCACTGA
- a CDS encoding DUF2079 domain-containing protein — translation MTGDTLAARAGAGAAAASWRVRLTGHRLRVGAIALLAAVAYAVLGLVKLASFRASTFDLVIMDQTVRNYAAFRPPYVPVLGMFHGRGMAYVQLADHFSPIYALLAPLYWIHDGPQTLIVAQAALFAAAIPFLWRYTRRVLGVVPAYLVSVAYALSWPVAQAVVFDVHEVMFVPLLTAIMIERYHAGRMLPAFLAMMGLLLVKEDMGLMVAGFGLCLIVMGERWRGALCAVFGIGAVLLVRGLVTSVFGGNAKDFWAYGHLGSDIPGAVLGIMRDPLAALLLPFSEEAKVDALFLLAWPTLMLCLLSPLSLAALPHVLERMLSDRVQWWQADFQYNAFTVVILFCAGVDGAARLLRWYERSDDTALKLAWSAAVCAVALTLVPKFAFDQLYHPAFYKGDLKAAAAAEAVSKVPSGVTVEAVNSVGPALTSRATVLLWSPTPRGAPWVVADTFRWEYPFGSLEDQLAKVNELQGQGYVKVFERDGYVVLRR, via the coding sequence GTGACGGGTGACACGCTTGCGGCGCGCGCGGGGGCAGGCGCCGCTGCCGCCTCATGGAGAGTCCGGCTCACCGGTCACCGCCTGCGGGTGGGCGCGATCGCGCTCCTCGCCGCGGTGGCCTATGCCGTGCTCGGGCTGGTCAAACTGGCGTCCTTCCGGGCGAGCACGTTCGACCTGGTGATCATGGACCAGACGGTCCGGAACTATGCCGCCTTCCGGCCGCCGTACGTCCCGGTGCTCGGCATGTTCCACGGGCGTGGCATGGCCTATGTCCAGCTCGCCGACCACTTCTCCCCCATCTACGCGCTGCTCGCGCCGCTGTACTGGATCCACGACGGGCCGCAGACGCTGATCGTGGCGCAGGCGGCGCTGTTCGCGGCCGCGATCCCGTTCCTGTGGCGCTACACCAGGCGCGTGCTGGGCGTGGTGCCCGCTTATCTGGTCTCCGTGGCGTACGCGCTGTCGTGGCCGGTGGCGCAGGCGGTCGTGTTCGACGTGCACGAGGTCATGTTCGTGCCCCTGCTCACCGCGATCATGATCGAGCGTTACCACGCCGGGCGCATGCTGCCGGCGTTCCTGGCGATGATGGGGCTGCTCCTCGTCAAGGAGGACATGGGCCTCATGGTGGCGGGCTTCGGCCTGTGCCTGATCGTCATGGGCGAGCGATGGCGGGGCGCCCTGTGCGCGGTGTTCGGCATCGGAGCCGTGCTGCTGGTCCGCGGCCTGGTGACCTCGGTCTTCGGCGGCAACGCCAAGGACTTCTGGGCCTACGGGCACCTCGGGAGCGACATTCCCGGGGCGGTGCTGGGGATCATGCGTGATCCGCTCGCCGCCCTGTTGCTGCCGTTCAGCGAGGAGGCCAAGGTCGACGCGCTGTTCCTGCTGGCGTGGCCGACGCTCATGTTGTGCCTGCTCTCGCCACTGTCGCTGGCGGCGCTGCCGCACGTGCTCGAACGGATGTTGTCCGACCGCGTCCAGTGGTGGCAGGCCGACTTCCAGTACAACGCCTTCACCGTGGTGATCCTCTTCTGCGCCGGCGTGGACGGGGCGGCCAGGCTGCTGCGGTGGTACGAACGCTCCGACGACACCGCGCTCAAGCTGGCCTGGTCCGCGGCTGTCTGCGCGGTCGCGCTCACGCTGGTCCCCAAGTTCGCCTTCGACCAGCTCTACCATCCGGCCTTCTACAAGGGCGACCTCAAGGCGGCCGCCGCGGCGGAGGCGGTGAGCAAGGTCCCCTCGGGCGTCACCGTCGAGGCCGTCAACTCGGTCGGCCCGGCGCTGACCTCGCGCGCCACCGTGCTGCTGTGGTCGCCCACCCCGCGCGGCGCGCCGTGGGTGGTGGCCGACACCTTCCGCTGGGAGTACCCCTTCGGCTCGCTCGAGGATCAGCTCGCCAAAGTCAACGAGCTGCAGGGGCAGGGGTACGTGAAGGTGTTCGAGCGCGACGGTTACGTGGTCCTGCGCCGCTGA